In Miscanthus floridulus cultivar M001 chromosome 5, ASM1932011v1, whole genome shotgun sequence, one genomic interval encodes:
- the LOC136453166 gene encoding metacaspase-5-like translates to MGGRKLALLVGINYSGTKAELKGCYNDVDRMRRCLVDRFGFDEADIRVLTDADRSAPQPTGANIRRALARLVGDARPGDFLFFHYSGHGTRLPAETGQHDDTGYDECIVPCDMNLITDQDFRELVQKVPEGCLFTIVSDSCHSGGLLDSAKEQIGNSTRQNKTQSREPDERPHSGSGSGFRSFLKETARDLLESEGIHIPHSRHGGDDQDDAYAQPTGDGRTKNRSLPLSTLIEMLKEQTGKDDIDVGSIRMTLFNIFGDDASPKIKKFMKVMLGKFHQGESGEHGSGGGVLGMVGALAQEFLKAKLEGNEEEAFKPALEQEVHSVDEVYAGTKAWAPNNGILISGCQTNQTSADATTPQGVSFGALSNAIQTILADKHGRVTNKDLVTKARELLSKQGYTQQPGLYCSDEHVHVAFIC, encoded by the exons ATGGGCGGCCGCAAGCTCGCGCTGCTGGTGGGCATCAACTACTCGGGCACCAAGGCCGAGCTCAAGGGCTGCTACAACGACGTCGACCGCATGCGCCGCTGCCTCGTCGACCGCTTCGGCTTCGACGAGGCCGACATCCGGGTCCTCACCGACGCCGACCGCTCCGCGCCGCAGCCCACGGGGGCCAACATCCGCCGCGCCCTCGCCCGCCTCGTCGGGGACGCCCGCCCCGGGGACTTCCTCTTCTTCCACTACAGCGGGCACGGCACGCGGCTGCCCGCCGAGACGGGGCAGCACGACGACACCGGCTACGATGAGTGCATCGTGCCCTGCGACATGAACCTCATCACAG ATCAGGATTTCCGGGAACTCGTGCAGAAGGTCCCTGAGGGCTGCCTATTCACCATCGTCTCTGACTCTTGCCATAGTGGTGGCCTGCTGGACAGTGCTAAGGAGCAGATAGGTAATAGCACCAGGCAGAATAAAACCCAGTCCCGTGAACCTGATGAGCGTCCTCATTCTGGTTCTGGCAGTGGCTTCCGGTCATTTCTCAAAGAGACTGCCCGTGATTTGTTAGAGTCTGAGGGGATTCACATCCCTCATAGCCGCCATGGGGGTGATGACCAGGACGACGCTTATGCACAGCCAACTGGAGATGGCCGCACCAAAAACCGCTCCCTACCACTCTCGACTCTGATAGAGATGCTCAAGGAACAAACTGGGAAGGATGACATTGATGTGGGTTCAATCCGGATGACGCTGTTCAACATCTTTGGCGATGATGCCAGCCCAAAGATCAAGAAGTTCATGAAGGTCATGCTCGGAAAGTTCCACCAGGGCGAGTCAGGTGAGcatggcagtggtggtggtgtCCTGGGCATGGTTGGTGCCCTCGCTCAGGAGTTCTTGAAGGCTAAGCTTGAAGGGAACGAGGAAGAGGCTTTCAAGCCAGCATTAGAGCAAGAGGTTCACAGTGTTGACGAGGTGTATGCCGGGACCAAGGCCTGGGCACCAAACAATGGCATTCTGATCAGTGGGTGCCAGACTAACCAAACATCAGCAGATGCAACAACACCGCAGGGTGTCTCATTTGGTGCTCTGAGCAATGCTATCCAGACCATTCTTGCAGACAAGCACGGGAGGGTGACAAATAAGGATCTTGTGACGAAAGCACGTGAGCTGCTGTCCAAGCAAGGGTACACTCAACAGCCTGGGCTATACTGCAGCGATGAGCATGTTCATGTTGCTTTCATATGCTAA